The Nerophis lumbriciformis linkage group LG15, RoL_Nlum_v2.1, whole genome shotgun sequence genome window below encodes:
- the pou4f1 gene encoding POU domain, class 4, transcription factor 1 — translation MMSMNSKQAHFAMHPSLPEHKYTSLHSSSEAIRRACLQTPQLQSNIFASLDETLLARAEALAAVDIAVSQGKTHPFKPDATYHTMSTVPCASNSTVPLAHHHHHHHHHHHPNLEPPDLMEHISSPSLGLMHDGGGGGGGGGNGASSASAHQPHMHGLSHLSHQAAMSMNSPLTHHGLLPGHHHHHPHSHGGGQAGLVSVPDADTDPRELEAFAERFKQRRIKLGVTQADVGGALANLKIPGVGSLSQSTICRFESLTLSHNNMIALKPILQAWLEEAEGAQRDKMSKPDVFSGGEKKRKRTSIAAPEKRSLEAYFAVQPRPSSEKIAAIAEKLDLKKNVVRVWFCNQRQKQKRLKFSAAH, via the exons ATGATGTCCATGAACAGCAAGCAGGCGCACTTCGCCATGCATCCTTCCTTGCCGGAGCACAAGTACACCAGCTTGCACTCCAGCTCCGAGGCGATACGCAGAGCCTGCCTCCAAACgccgcag CTGCAGAGCAACATCTTCGCCAGCCTGGACGAGACCCTGCTGGCGCGCGCCGAGGCTCTGGCGGCGGTGGACATCGCGGTGTCGCAGGGCAAGACGCACCCGTTCAAGCCGGACGCCACCTACCACACCATGAGCACCGTGCCGTGCGCCTCCAACTCCACCGTGCCGCTGGCGcaccatcatcaccaccatcatcaccaccaccacccgaATTTGGAGCCGCCGGACTTAATGGAGCACATCAGCTCGCCCTCGCTGGGGCTCATGCacgacggcggcggcggcggcggaggcGGTGGAAACGGCGCGTCGTCCGCCTCCGCGCACCAGCCGCACATGCACGGACTGAGCCACCTGTCGCACCAGGCGGCCATGAGCATGAACTCGCCGCTCACGCACCACGGCCTCCTGCCGGGCCACCACCACCATCACCCGCACTCGCACGGCGGCGGCCAGGCGGGGCTGGTGTCCGTCCCCGACGCGGACACGGACCCGCGCGAGCTGGAGGCCTTCGCGGAGCGCTTCAAGCAGCGGCGCATCAAGCTCGGCGTGACGCAGGCGGACGTGGGCGGCGCGCTGGCCAACCTGAAGATCCCCGGCGTGGGCTCGCTCAGCCAGAGCACCATTTGCCGCTTCGAGTCGCTGACGCTGTCGCACAACAACATGATCGCGCTCAAGCCCATCCTGCAGGCGTGGCTGGAGGAGGCGGAGGGCGCGCAGCGGGACAAGATGAGCAAGCCGGACGTTTTCAGCGGCGGCGAGAAGAAGCGCAAGAGGACGTCCATAGCCGCGCCCGAGAAGCGCTCGCTGGAGGCCTACTTCGCCGTGCAGCCGAGGCCCTCCTCCGAGAAGATCGCCGCCATCGCCGAGAAGTTGGACTTGAAAAAAAACGTGGTGCGCGTCTGGTTTTGCAACCAGAGACAGAAACAGAAACGCTTGAAATTCTCCGCGGCGCACTGA